Proteins encoded by one window of Mycolicibacterium sp. ND9-15:
- a CDS encoding NAD-glutamate dehydrogenase, which yields MSMNPEAVGRSAGAGAERNESPGLDDQTVARLARAYLETYRGPHADAPAADATVTMPVTATAHEVVSPNLIIAHHRLGSFRPFGDTRVEVYRADDPAGFGPALQIVTDNTAMVMDSVTVLLHRFGVAYTAIMNPVLRVHRARAGELLDVAPVAEAGGSRDGVDEAWIHVQLAATVEPKSLAQVAQMLPSVVADAHHVALDAEELSSTLRGLAHELGTDSGERFRGPDREDVAALLRWLADGHFVLLGYQRCPVRDGRSSVDRSSRLGVLRLRQDVLPPLTDDDDLLSLAQATIPSYLRYGAYPYIVVVREQHGPAAVEHRFVGLFTVAAMNANVLEIPLISRRVREALSLSRSDPSHPGQLLLDIIQTIPRSELFALSARKVLDMVKAVVDLGSRRRTLLFMRADSLAHFVSCLVYLPRDRYTTAVRLKMQDILVRELGGTSIEYTARVSESPWALVHFSVRMPGGTNPRGIDTSQDNETRIQDLLTEAARTWGDRLIGAVKTGSIDQRTAQHYSEAFPEPYKQAVAPLDAIGDIAIIEELLDGSIKPVLAYTEEDTAQLTLYLGGHSASLSDLLPMLQSMGVVVLEERPFAVQRPDGLTVSIYQFKIKPHKSIPRIESGPERAEAAARFADAVTAIWQGRVEIDRFNELVMRAGLNWQQVSTLRSYAKYLRQAGFPYSQSHIEAVVNDNAGTVRSLVELFEALFYPGADTEQGGAPRRRDAQAAAAAVTADIDALVSLDTDRVLRAFASMIQATLRTNYFVTRRESARQQGVLSFKLDPGLIDELPLPRPKFEIFVYSPRVEGVHLRFGYVARGGLRWSDRREDFRTEILGLVKAQAVKNAVIVPVGAKGGFVVKRPPAPTGDPAADRDAQRAEGVACYQLFIAGLLDLTDNVDKATGRVAAPPEVVRRDGDDAYLVVAADKGTATFSDIANEVAKSYGFWLGDAFASGGSVGYDHKAMGITAKGAWESVKRHFREIGVDTQSEDFTAVGIGDMSGDVFGNGMLLSKHIRLLAAFDHRHIFIDPDPDAARSWEERKRLFDLPRSSWEDYDASLISEGGGVYSREHKSIQLSRQARAALGIDDRIEELTPPNLIKAILKAPAALLFNGGIGTYIKAETESDADVGDRANDPVRLNGNQLRAKVVGEGGNLGVTALGRIEFDLAGGRINTDALDNSAGVDCSDHEVNIKILIDSLVTAGKVSPEERTELLLSMTDEVGRLVLEDNEDQNDLMGTSRANAASLLPVHSRMIRDFVADRGLNRELEALPSEKEIGRRADAGIGLTSPELATLMAHVKLALKADVLASELPDQEAFASRLPWYFPEKLRAPFGAEIRAHQLRREIVATMLVNDLVDTSGITYAYRISEDAGVGPVDAVRSYAAVNAIFRIDDVWRQIRAAGADGVPVMVTDRMTLDLRRLVDRAGRWLLSYRPQPLAVGAETNRFAAKVAALAPRMSDWLRGDDEAIVAKKAGEFASHGVPGDLAYMVATGLYQFSLLDIIDIGDIVDREPDEVAGTYFALMDYLNTDTLLTAVSRLDRDDRWHSLARLAIRDDIYGSVRALCLDVLAVGEPEETAEEKIAEWEATNGSRVNRARRTLSEINGSGQHDLATLSVAARQIRSMTRTSRTGTSR from the coding sequence ATGTCGATGAACCCGGAGGCCGTCGGAAGGTCAGCTGGCGCGGGGGCCGAGCGCAACGAGTCACCGGGACTCGACGACCAGACAGTGGCGCGGTTGGCGCGCGCCTATCTCGAGACCTACCGCGGTCCGCATGCCGACGCCCCCGCCGCGGACGCCACCGTGACCATGCCGGTGACCGCGACGGCGCACGAGGTCGTTTCGCCGAACCTCATCATCGCCCATCACCGGCTGGGCAGCTTCCGTCCGTTCGGCGACACCCGCGTCGAGGTGTATCGCGCCGACGACCCTGCGGGGTTCGGGCCCGCACTGCAGATCGTCACCGACAACACCGCGATGGTGATGGACTCGGTCACGGTGCTGCTGCACCGATTCGGCGTGGCCTATACCGCGATCATGAACCCGGTGCTGCGGGTGCATCGCGCGAGGGCGGGCGAACTGCTTGACGTCGCGCCCGTCGCCGAGGCCGGCGGCTCCCGCGACGGAGTGGACGAGGCGTGGATCCACGTCCAACTGGCGGCCACCGTGGAGCCCAAGTCGCTTGCCCAGGTGGCGCAGATGTTGCCGAGCGTGGTCGCCGATGCGCATCACGTCGCGCTCGACGCCGAAGAACTCTCGTCGACGCTGCGCGGATTGGCACACGAACTCGGCACCGATTCCGGCGAGCGGTTCCGCGGGCCGGACCGTGAGGACGTCGCGGCGCTGCTGCGCTGGTTGGCCGACGGGCATTTCGTGCTGCTGGGATATCAGCGGTGCCCGGTGCGCGACGGCCGGTCCTCGGTTGACCGGTCGAGCCGACTGGGGGTGCTGCGGCTACGCCAGGATGTGCTGCCCCCGCTCACCGACGACGACGACCTTCTCTCACTGGCGCAGGCCACCATCCCGAGCTATCTGCGTTACGGCGCCTACCCGTACATCGTCGTCGTCCGTGAGCAGCACGGTCCGGCCGCCGTCGAACACCGGTTCGTCGGTTTGTTCACGGTCGCCGCCATGAACGCGAATGTGCTTGAGATCCCGTTGATCTCGCGTAGGGTTCGCGAGGCGTTGTCGCTCTCCCGGAGCGATCCCAGTCATCCCGGGCAGTTGTTACTCGACATCATCCAGACCATCCCGCGGTCGGAACTGTTCGCGCTGTCGGCGCGAAAAGTGCTGGACATGGTGAAGGCCGTCGTCGACCTAGGGTCGCGGCGGCGCACCCTGCTGTTCATGCGCGCCGATTCGCTCGCGCACTTCGTTTCGTGCCTCGTGTACCTGCCGCGCGACCGATACACCACCGCGGTGCGGCTAAAGATGCAGGACATCCTCGTCCGCGAACTCGGCGGGACCAGCATTGAGTACACCGCGCGGGTGAGCGAATCCCCCTGGGCCCTTGTGCATTTCTCGGTGCGCATGCCTGGGGGCACCAACCCGCGCGGCATCGACACATCCCAGGACAACGAGACACGGATTCAGGATCTGCTCACCGAAGCGGCACGGACGTGGGGCGACCGGCTCATCGGCGCGGTGAAGACGGGGTCGATCGACCAGCGCACGGCGCAGCACTACTCCGAGGCATTCCCCGAGCCCTACAAACAAGCCGTCGCACCGCTCGACGCGATCGGCGACATCGCGATCATCGAGGAACTTCTGGACGGCTCGATCAAACCGGTTCTCGCCTACACCGAGGAAGACACCGCCCAACTGACCCTCTACCTCGGCGGGCACTCCGCGTCGCTGAGCGACCTGCTGCCCATGCTGCAGTCGATGGGCGTGGTGGTGCTCGAAGAGCGGCCGTTCGCGGTGCAGCGGCCCGACGGGCTCACGGTGTCGATCTACCAGTTCAAAATCAAGCCGCACAAGTCGATTCCGCGCATCGAATCGGGCCCTGAACGCGCCGAGGCCGCTGCGCGGTTCGCCGATGCGGTGACCGCGATCTGGCAGGGCCGCGTCGAGATCGACCGGTTCAACGAGTTGGTGATGCGGGCCGGGCTGAACTGGCAGCAGGTGTCGACGCTGCGAAGCTATGCAAAGTATTTGCGGCAGGCGGGTTTTCCCTACAGCCAGTCGCACATCGAAGCGGTCGTCAACGACAACGCCGGCACCGTGCGGTCGCTGGTCGAACTGTTCGAGGCCCTGTTCTACCCCGGGGCCGACACCGAGCAGGGCGGTGCACCGAGGCGCCGTGACGCCCAGGCTGCCGCCGCGGCGGTGACCGCCGATATCGATGCGCTGGTCAGCCTGGACACCGACCGGGTGCTGCGGGCGTTCGCGTCGATGATCCAGGCGACGCTGCGCACCAACTACTTCGTCACCCGGCGGGAGTCGGCCCGGCAGCAGGGCGTGTTGTCGTTCAAGCTCGATCCGGGCCTGATCGATGAACTGCCGCTGCCACGACCGAAATTCGAGATCTTCGTGTACTCGCCGCGGGTCGAGGGTGTGCATCTGCGGTTCGGTTATGTCGCGCGCGGCGGGCTGCGCTGGTCGGACCGCCGGGAGGACTTCCGCACCGAGATCCTCGGCTTGGTCAAGGCGCAGGCCGTCAAGAACGCGGTGATCGTGCCCGTCGGAGCCAAGGGCGGGTTCGTCGTCAAGCGGCCGCCGGCGCCCACCGGCGACCCCGCCGCCGACCGCGACGCCCAACGCGCGGAGGGGGTGGCCTGCTACCAGTTGTTCATCGCCGGCCTGCTCGATCTGACCGACAATGTGGACAAGGCGACCGGACGGGTCGCCGCCCCGCCGGAGGTGGTGCGCCGTGACGGCGACGACGCATACCTCGTGGTGGCGGCCGACAAGGGCACGGCTACGTTCTCCGACATCGCCAACGAGGTCGCGAAGTCATACGGCTTCTGGCTCGGCGACGCGTTCGCCTCGGGCGGCTCGGTGGGATACGACCACAAGGCGATGGGCATCACCGCCAAAGGCGCGTGGGAGTCGGTCAAACGGCACTTCCGCGAGATCGGTGTCGACACCCAGTCCGAGGACTTCACCGCCGTCGGGATCGGCGACATGAGCGGTGACGTGTTCGGCAACGGCATGTTGCTGTCAAAGCACATTCGCCTGCTGGCCGCCTTCGACCACCGGCACATCTTCATCGACCCGGACCCTGACGCCGCGCGTTCATGGGAGGAACGCAAGCGCCTGTTCGACCTGCCGCGCTCGAGCTGGGAGGACTACGACGCCTCGCTGATCAGCGAGGGCGGCGGCGTCTACAGCAGAGAGCACAAGTCGATCCAGCTCAGCCGGCAGGCCCGGGCCGCGCTGGGCATCGACGACAGGATCGAAGAGCTGACCCCGCCGAACCTGATCAAGGCGATCCTCAAGGCACCCGCCGCCCTGCTGTTCAACGGTGGCATCGGCACTTACATCAAGGCCGAGACCGAGTCCGACGCGGACGTCGGCGACCGGGCCAACGACCCGGTCCGGCTGAACGGAAACCAGTTGCGCGCCAAGGTGGTGGGCGAGGGCGGCAATCTGGGCGTGACCGCGCTGGGCCGCATCGAGTTCGACCTCGCGGGCGGTCGCATCAACACAGACGCACTGGACAACTCGGCCGGCGTCGACTGCTCCGACCATGAGGTCAACATCAAGATCCTGATCGACTCGCTGGTCACCGCGGGCAAGGTCAGCCCCGAGGAGCGCACCGAACTGCTGCTCTCGATGACCGACGAGGTCGGGCGGCTGGTGCTGGAGGACAACGAGGACCAGAACGACCTGATGGGCACCAGCAGAGCCAATGCAGCCAGTCTACTTCCGGTGCATTCGCGCATGATCAGGGACTTCGTCGCCGACCGCGGGCTCAACCGCGAACTTGAGGCGCTGCCCTCGGAGAAGGAGATCGGGCGCCGCGCCGACGCCGGAATCGGTCTGACCTCACCGGAACTGGCCACTCTGATGGCCCATGTCAAGCTCGCGCTCAAGGCCGACGTGCTGGCCAGTGAGCTACCCGATCAGGAGGCGTTCGCGTCGCGGCTGCCGTGGTACTTCCCCGAGAAGCTGCGGGCACCGTTCGGCGCGGAGATCCGGGCGCATCAACTGCGCCGGGAGATCGTCGCGACCATGCTCGTCAACGACCTCGTCGATACCAGTGGCATCACCTACGCGTACCGCATCAGCGAGGACGCCGGGGTCGGCCCGGTGGACGCTGTCCGCAGTTATGCCGCAGTCAACGCGATCTTCCGGATCGACGACGTCTGGCGACAGATTCGGGCCGCCGGCGCCGACGGCGTGCCGGTGATGGTGACCGACCGGATGACGTTGGATCTCCGGCGTCTGGTCGACCGGGCCGGTCGCTGGCTGCTCAGCTACCGTCCTCAACCCCTGGCGGTGGGTGCCGAGACCAATCGGTTCGCCGCCAAGGTCGCCGCGCTGGCGCCGCGGATGTCGGACTGGCTGCGCGGTGACGACGAGGCCATCGTGGCCAAGAAAGCCGGCGAGTTCGCCTCGCACGGGGTCCCCGGGGATCTGGCGTACATGGTCGCGACCGGGCTCTATCAGTTCAGCCTGCTCGACATCATCGACATCGGTGACATCGTTGATCGGGAACCGGACGAGGTCGCCGGCACGTATTTCGCGCTGATGGACTACCTCAACACCGACACCCTGCTCACTGCGGTTTCACGACTCGATCGAGACGACCGATGGCATTCGTTGGCCCGGTTGGCGATTCGCGATGACATCTACGGTTCGGTGCGGGCGCTGTGCCTCGACGTGCTGGCGGTTGGAGAGCCCGAGGAAACCGCTGAGGAGAAGATCGCGGAATGGGAGGCGACGAACGGTTCCCGGGTAAACCGCGCGCGTCGCACCCTCAGCGAGATCAACGGAAGCGGTCAGCACGACCTGGCGACGCTGTCGGTGGCCGCACGCCAGATTCGCAGCATGACGCGAACGAGCCGAACGGGGACTTCTCGGTGA
- a CDS encoding acyl-CoA thioesterase produces MYQHINHATMVTILEEARIPFLREPFGPEIDTIGLLIAEVNISYKDQLRLMDSPLQVTMWSKRVRAVDFTVGYEVRSVGAPAGSKPAVIADTQLAAVHIKEQRLHRLSPEQREYLQRFTR; encoded by the coding sequence ATGTACCAGCACATCAACCACGCCACCATGGTGACGATCCTCGAGGAAGCCCGGATTCCGTTCCTGCGCGAGCCGTTCGGGCCGGAGATCGACACCATCGGGTTGCTCATCGCGGAGGTCAACATTTCGTACAAGGATCAGCTGCGGTTGATGGACTCACCGTTGCAGGTGACCATGTGGTCGAAGCGGGTGCGGGCGGTCGACTTCACGGTCGGGTACGAGGTGCGCTCGGTCGGCGCGCCCGCCGGCTCGAAGCCCGCGGTGATCGCCGACACCCAGCTCGCGGCCGTGCACATCAAAGAGCAGCGGCTGCACCGGCTTTCACCGGAGCAGCGAGAATACCTCCAGCGCTTCACGCGATGA
- the ssb gene encoding single-stranded DNA-binding protein: MFETPFTIVGNIVTDPIHRRVGDQEMVRFRVASNSRRRTAEGTWEPGNSLFVTVNCWGRVVAGASAALVKGDPVIVVGHVYTSEYDDRDGNRRSSVEVRATSVGPDLARCTARIDRAKQQSDQRCTDPDGQSGNVGDDDEAEQPDTALPLTA; encoded by the coding sequence ATGTTCGAGACACCGTTCACCATCGTCGGCAACATCGTCACCGACCCGATCCACCGCCGGGTCGGAGATCAGGAGATGGTCCGGTTCCGCGTTGCGAGCAACTCACGCCGCCGCACGGCCGAAGGAACATGGGAGCCGGGAAACTCGTTGTTCGTCACGGTGAACTGCTGGGGGCGGGTCGTCGCCGGGGCCAGCGCCGCGTTGGTCAAGGGCGATCCCGTCATCGTCGTCGGGCACGTCTACACCAGTGAGTACGACGACCGTGACGGCAATCGACGCTCATCGGTCGAGGTGCGAGCGACGTCGGTCGGCCCGGACCTGGCCCGTTGTACTGCACGTATCGATCGGGCCAAGCAGCAGAGCGACCAGCGGTGCACCGATCCGGACGGCCAGTCCGGGAACGTCGGTGATGACGACGAGGCGGAGCAGCCCGACACGGCGCTGCCCCTGACCGCGTAG
- the ettA gene encoding energy-dependent translational throttle protein EttA — translation MAEFIYSMRRVRKAHGDKVILDDVSLNFLPGAKIGVVGPNGAGKSSVLRIMAGLDQPNNGDALLQPGATVGILQQEPPLNEEKTVRENVEEGVAIKERLDRYNEVAELMATDYSDELMEEMGRLQEELDAADAWDIDSQLEQAMDALRCPPPDEPVTHLSGGERRRVALCKLLLSKPDLLLLDEPTNHLDAESVQWLEQHLAEYKGAILAVTHDRYFLDNVAEWILELDRGRAYPYEGNYSTYLEKKAERVAVQGRKDAKLQKRLQDELAWVRSGAKARQAKSKARLQRYEEMAAEAEKTRKLDFEEIQIPTPPRLGNLVVEVKNLDKGFGGRTLIKDLSFTLPRNGIVGVIGPNGVGKTTLFKTIVGLEQPDSGTVKVGETVKLSYVDQSRAGIDPKKTVWEVVSDGLDYIEVGQNEIPSRAYVSAFGFKGPDQQKPAGVLSGGERNRLNLALTLKEGGNLILLDEPTNDLDVETLSSLENALESFPGCAVVISHDRWFLDRTCTHILAWEGDEHNEAKWFWFEGNFGAYEENKVERLGVEAARPHRVTYRKLTRD, via the coding sequence ATGGCCGAATTCATCTATTCGATGCGGAGGGTCCGCAAGGCGCACGGCGACAAGGTCATCCTCGACGACGTCAGCCTGAACTTCCTTCCGGGCGCGAAGATCGGCGTCGTCGGCCCCAACGGGGCGGGCAAGTCGAGCGTCTTGCGGATCATGGCGGGGCTGGATCAGCCCAACAACGGTGACGCGTTACTGCAGCCCGGCGCGACCGTGGGCATCCTGCAGCAGGAACCGCCGCTCAACGAGGAGAAGACGGTTCGCGAGAACGTCGAAGAGGGCGTGGCGATCAAGGAGAGGCTCGACCGCTACAACGAGGTCGCCGAGTTGATGGCCACCGACTACTCCGATGAGCTGATGGAGGAGATGGGCCGGCTGCAGGAGGAGCTCGACGCCGCCGACGCGTGGGACATCGACTCCCAGCTCGAGCAGGCGATGGACGCGCTGCGCTGCCCGCCGCCCGACGAACCGGTCACACATCTTTCCGGCGGTGAACGTCGCCGGGTCGCGTTGTGCAAGCTGCTGCTGTCCAAACCCGATCTGCTACTCCTCGACGAGCCCACCAACCACCTGGACGCCGAGAGCGTGCAGTGGCTCGAACAGCACCTTGCGGAGTACAAGGGCGCGATCCTGGCGGTCACCCACGACCGGTACTTCCTGGACAACGTCGCCGAGTGGATCCTCGAGCTCGACCGCGGCCGCGCCTATCCGTACGAGGGCAACTATTCGACGTATCTGGAGAAGAAGGCCGAACGCGTCGCCGTGCAGGGGCGCAAGGACGCCAAACTGCAGAAGCGGCTCCAGGATGAGCTCGCGTGGGTGCGCTCGGGCGCTAAGGCGCGCCAGGCCAAGAGCAAGGCCCGTCTGCAGCGCTACGAGGAGATGGCCGCGGAGGCGGAGAAGACCCGCAAGCTCGACTTCGAGGAGATCCAGATCCCGACGCCGCCGCGGCTGGGCAACCTCGTCGTCGAGGTCAAGAACCTGGACAAGGGGTTCGGTGGCCGCACCCTGATCAAGGACCTGTCGTTCACGCTGCCGCGAAACGGCATCGTCGGCGTGATCGGTCCCAACGGCGTGGGCAAGACCACGCTGTTCAAAACCATCGTCGGTCTCGAACAGCCCGACAGCGGCACGGTGAAGGTCGGCGAGACCGTCAAGCTGAGCTACGTCGACCAGTCCCGTGCGGGCATCGACCCGAAGAAGACCGTGTGGGAGGTCGTCTCCGACGGGCTGGACTACATCGAGGTCGGCCAGAACGAGATCCCGTCGCGCGCGTACGTATCCGCATTCGGTTTCAAGGGTCCCGATCAGCAGAAGCCGGCGGGCGTGCTGTCCGGCGGTGAACGCAACCGGCTCAACCTGGCGCTGACCCTCAAGGAGGGCGGCAACCTGATACTGCTCGACGAGCCGACCAACGACCTCGACGTGGAAACGTTGTCCTCGTTGGAGAACGCGCTCGAGAGCTTCCCCGGCTGTGCGGTGGTGATCTCCCACGACCGCTGGTTCCTCGACCGCACGTGCACCCACATCCTCGCGTGGGAGGGTGACGAGCACAACGAGGCCAAGTGGTTCTGGTTCGAGGGCAACTTCGGCGCCTACGAAGAGAACAAAGTGGAACGACTTGGGGTCGAAGCTGCGCGTCCACACCGGGTGACCTACCGCAAGCTCACGCGCGACTGA